One window of Candidatus Tiamatella incendiivivens genomic DNA carries:
- a CDS encoding 30S ribosomal protein S19e, which produces MVNALEAPAEELIKRVALKLKRMEEIKPPEWAYFVKTGIHEEAPPIDSDWWYIRAASIMRRLYKTKTPVGTERLRTVYGGRSNLGSMPEHFRKSGGAIIRSILQQLQKAGLVQIIPRRGRVLTSTGVSLLDNVAHEILKELAENKPALKHYLE; this is translated from the coding sequence ATGGTTAACGCTTTAGAGGCGCCAGCGGAGGAATTGATAAAAAGGGTTGCCTTGAAACTGAAGAGAATGGAAGAGATAAAACCGCCAGAATGGGCTTACTTCGTGAAAACAGGAATACACGAGGAGGCTCCTCCTATTGATTCAGACTGGTGGTATATAAGGGCAGCATCTATAATGAGGAGGCTGTATAAAACTAAAACTCCTGTTGGAACTGAGAGGTTAAGGACGGTGTACGGTGGAAGATCTAATCTAGGTTCAATGCCAGAGCACTTCAGGAAGTCAGGAGGAGCTATAATCAGAAGCATTCTTCAGCAGCTACAGAAAGCTGGCCTAGTACAGATAATTCCTAGAAGAGGGCGTGTATTAACATCAACAGGTGTAAGCTTGCTTGATAATGTAGCGCATGAAATACTGAAAGAACTAGCGGAAAATAAACCTGCACTTAAGCATTATTTAGAGTAA
- a CDS encoding DNA-binding protein, with protein sequence MSANDYEDDELAEIRRRRLEQYKEEAKKRELQKQLEAQKQALLRKILTEKARERLNNVKLVRPDLASLVEEQLIALAQTGRISVPIGEDVVKTILSELYTRTHREPKIRFKRK encoded by the coding sequence TTGTCTGCAAATGATTATGAGGATGACGAGTTAGCAGAAATTAGGAGGAGAAGACTAGAGCAATATAAGGAAGAGGCTAAGAAAAGAGAGCTTCAGAAGCAATTAGAGGCTCAGAAGCAGGCATTGCTCAGAAAAATTCTGACAGAAAAAGCCAGAGAGAGGCTTAATAATGTTAAACTCGTCAGGCCAGACTTAGCGTCTCTAGTCGAGGAACAACTTATAGCGTTAGCACAGACGGGTAGGATCTCTGTACCTATAGGGGAGGATGTTGTAAAGACTATTCTTTCAGAACTCTATACAAGAACTCATAGAGAGCCTAAGATTAGGTTCAAGAGAAAATAG
- a CDS encoding 60S ribosomal protein L31, protein MTDEKSTAVLEREYTISLGPLYYGRRTNRAARAARRIKVFVKRHIKADRVVLSNNVNNYIWSRGIEKPPRRINVLVRVFEEGEEEEKEKVAVVFLSRSK, encoded by the coding sequence ATGACTGATGAAAAATCAACAGCTGTATTAGAGAGGGAATATACCATTTCTCTGGGCCCCCTATACTATGGTAGGAGAACAAACCGTGCTGCAAGAGCAGCCAGAAGGATAAAGGTGTTCGTAAAAAGGCATATCAAAGCTGATAGAGTTGTACTCTCCAACAATGTAAATAATTACATATGGAGTAGAGGGATAGAGAAACCCCCGAGGCGTATAAATGTTCTGGTACGTGTTTTCGAGGAAGGGGAGGAAGAAGAGAAGGAGAAAGTAGCAGTTGTGTTCCTATCTCGTTCAAAATGA
- a CDS encoding 50S ribosomal protein L39e, with the protein MARNKHIARKLRLAHANRSSNPIPVWVVVKSLRKVRFNYKMRNWRRQKLKV; encoded by the coding sequence ATGGCGAGGAATAAGCATATTGCAAGGAAACTAAGACTAGCACACGCAAATAGGTCAAGTAATCCTATACCTGTTTGGGTTGTAGTTAAATCACTACGTAAAGTGAGATTTAACTACAAGATGAGGAATTGGAGAAGGCAGAAGCTAAAAGTCTAA
- a CDS encoding YhbY family RNA-binding protein produces the protein MDKEKLHQMEVDVIIGKRGLDEAVIGEVKRRLKRKRFIKVKMLRSTLMAEDSDRRTIAGELASKADAGLISIKGRTVILKRKANFNKG, from the coding sequence ATGGATAAAGAAAAACTGCATCAAATGGAAGTGGATGTAATAATAGGGAAAAGAGGTTTAGATGAGGCGGTTATCGGGGAAGTGAAGAGACGATTAAAAAGGAAGCGGTTCATTAAAGTTAAGATGCTCCGATCTACATTAATGGCAGAGGACTCTGATAGGAGAACAATAGCAGGAGAACTAGCATCTAAGGCTGATGCTGGCCTTATAAGTATAAAGGGTAGAACAGTTATTCTGAAAAGGAAAGCTAACTTTAATAAGGGGTAA